Part of the Streptomyces antimycoticus genome, GGCGGGAGCTGCGCGACGAGATCCACCGGGACGTCTGCGAGCGGGGCTACGACGCCGAGCGCAACACCTTCACCCAGTCCTACGGCTCCAAGGAGCTGGACGCCTCGCTGCTGCTCATCCCGCAGATGGGCTTTCTGCCGCCGGACGACAAGCGGGTCATCGGCACCATCGAGGCGATCCAGCGGGAGCTGTCGACCGAGGACGGCTTCGTCATGCGCTACCCCACGGCGGGCGAGGACGCCGGGGTGGACGGTCTCGAGGGCGACGAAGGGGCCTTCCTGGCCTGCTCGTTCTGGCTCGCCGACGACCTGGCGATGATCGGCCGGGTGGACGAGGCCCGGAAGCTCTTCGAGAAGCTGCTCGGGCTCCGCAACGACCTCGGGCTGCTGGCCGAGGAGTGGGACCCGAAGAACCAGCGCCAGGTGGGCAACTTCCCGCAGGCGTTCAGCCATGTGCCGCTGATCGACACCGCGCTGCGGCTGACGGCGTCGGGCGCGTACGGAGGCTAGCGCGCTGACCGGCGAAGAGGGCCCCGCCCGGGGAGCGTCCTGACCATGGTGCCGCAGGAACCGCACGAGCCGCAGGAGTCGCGGGAACCGCAGGAGTCGCGGGAACCGCAGGAGTCGCGGGTGCCCGGCGAACCGCAGGAGCAGCGGGTGCCTCGGGAGCCGCATGGGACGATCACCGTGGCGCGGGCCCTCGGCCTGCCCGCCTTGCGCCGCGGGCTCCCCGAGGTGGTGGCCGGGGAAGAGCTGCTGGAGCGCCCGGTGCGCTGGGTGCACGCGGGCGAGGTGCCCAATATCGCCGCGCTGCTCAAGGGCGGCGAACTGCTGCTGACCACCGGCCTCGGGGTCGGCTCGCGCCCCGCCGAGCAGCGCGCCTTCGTCCGCCGGCTCGCCGAGCGGGGCATCGCGGCGCTGGTGGTGGAGCTGGGGGCCCGGTTCCGCACGCTGCCGGGACCGGTCGTGGACACGGCGCGCTCGTGCGGGCTGCCGCTGGTGCAACTCCATCGCGAGGTGCCGTTCGTGACGGTCACCGAGGAGATCCACACCGAGATCGTCAATGCGCACTACGCCCTGCTGCGCCAGGCCGATGTGGTGCACCGGCAGGCCACCGAGGTGCTGCTGCGCGGCGGCGGGGTGCCGGAGATCCTGTGTCACTTCGCCGCCTTCGCGGCCAATCCGGTCTTCCTGGAGACCCCCGACGGGCAACTGCTGTACGCGGCGGGGCCCGGCGGTACGCCCCCGGCGGGCGCGGCCGATCCGCTGCAGGTGTGGGAGGGGCTGCGGGCGCGGCGCGCGGCCGAGCGGCCCGAACCGCCGGCGGGCAGTGTGATGGCGGACATCCCGGGCGGCGGGCCCGGTCCCGGCTCCGTACGGGCGCGGCTGACCGTCCTTCCGGTGGCCGGGCCGCTGGGGCCGGTGCACAGGATCGCTGCCGAGCGGACGGCGGATCTGCTGGCGGTGGTGCTGCTGCGGACGCGTCAGGAGGAGGAGCTGGCGGCGCGCGGGCGCGGGGACTTCCTCACCGATCTCGCGGAGGGCCGCATCGAGGCCTCGGACGCCCCCGCCCAGGCCCGGGTGCTGGGGTTCCGGCCGGGCGCGGACGGGCCGCTGCTGCCGGTGGTGATGCGGCTGGAGGAGGATCCGCGTCCGCTGGCCGGGGCGGGGAGAGCTGGGCGGCGCTGGCCCACGCCCTGCAGGAGGAGCTGGCGGCGGTCGGGGTGCCGGTGCTGCTCGGCGTACGACTTCCGGAGGGCCGGATTCCGCTGCTGGCGGGGCTGCGCGGCGCGACCGAGCGCGGCGCGGTCGCCGAGCGGATCGCGGCGGCGCTGCGGGCCGGGGCGGAGCGGGCCTGGCCGGACCGGGCCGGTGCCCGGCCGCCGGTGGTGATCGCCGGGCTCGCGGTCGGCTGGGACGCGGCCGGCACCGAACTGCGGCATGCGGCGGAGGCGGCGAACGCGGCGCGCGGGCTGACCGACCGGGACTGGTACGACGTACGGAGCCTGGATGTCGACCTGTTGCTGTGGCGACTGCGGGAGCACGGCGATCTGGCCGCCTTTGTCGACCGGGTGATCGGTCCGCTGCTCGCTCATGACCGCACCGCCCGTCCACCGCTGCTGCCGACACTGGAGACGTATCTGCGCCATGCGGGCCGTAAGGCGGAGACGGCCCGCGCGCTGCACCTCAACCGCCAGACGCTGTACGACCGGCTGGCCCGGATCTCCCGGCTGCTGGGCAGCGATCTGGAGGATCCCCAGACGGTTCTGGCCCTGGGGGTGGCCCTCCAGGCCCGCCGCCATGTGCGGTGATGCGTTCGCGGGCCGCCCCGCCGTGCCCGGGCTTCCCGCCCGGCGTCCCCCCGTGCCGCCGGGCGGGTCGCCAGACGGGTAGCCGGGCGGGGAGAGGCTCCCTCACCGTCCGCCGCGCCGCCCCGCCGTGCGCCGCGGACGCCTCCCCGCCCGGCCGCTTGTGCCGAACCTCAGCCGGCCCCTGCCCCCCCGCGGATCTTTCCCCTCCCCGCCCCTTCCCGTTACCAGGGGCCTCGCCCCTGGACCCCGGTCCGGGGCGCAGCCCCGCCACCCGGCGGAGCCGCACACCGATGCTGCGGGAAGGGGCGGGACGGGAACAAGCCCGCCGCGGGCATCACGGTCCGCCGCACGCCCCTAGAACGGCGTCAGGGTGAGCGTGATCCCCTTGGGGGCGGTGTCCTGGATGTAGGACGCGAACTCGGCCACGTCATCGAAGGCGAAGCCGTACGCCTTGCCGTCCACGGTCGCCGCGTGCATGGCCTTGGCGTAGTGGTTGGTGACCTCCTCGCCGTAGAAGGCGGCCGGGTCGGTGGTCGGCTGGGCGTCGGTGTTGTGCAGCGTGGTGCGGTTGAAGCCCGCGCCGAGGATCGCCGCGACCGGGCCCGTCGTCCCGTCGTTGGGCGCGGCCAGCGCGCCGTCGCAGAACAGCACGTCCTTGGTGGAGGGCTTGTCGAAGGAGACCGACGCCGGGCCGATGAAGGCGAACTTCCCGCCGCTCACCCGGCCGGTGAAGGTGCCCGCGTTGGTGGTGACCTTGAGGTCCTTCGATCCGTAGGCGTCCCAGACCTGGTCGATGTAGGACGCGAAGTAGTCCTCCGCGAACAGCCCCGCGCCCATGCCATGGCCCGGAGCGATCACCCGCAGATTGTCGCCGACGATCAGCTTCTTGTAGGCGTCGACGCCGGCGAGGTCGGAGAAGACCTTGGCGCGGGCGCCGTCCTTGAGGGTGCCGGTCGTCTGGTCCTGGGCGCCGGTGAGGTGGATCGACAGCGGGACGCTGAACATGTCCACCATGGTGGTGTTGCAGAACATCCCGGAGTCGTTGTACGTGAACTCCGCGCAGTCGTGCATGATGTCGAAGTTCGGGTCGCCGGACACCCAGCCGGCCGGGTACTGCAGTGCGGCCTTGCCCGCCCCGTCCTCGACCACCTTCAGTTTGAGCTTCGAGCCGAGCGCGACATAGATCCGGCCCGACATCTGCGGCAGGTTCAGCTTGGTGTCACCGCTTCCGGCCAGCGGGATCGCGTAGTCGGTGAAGCCGTCCGAGCCGTTGTCGGACATCGCGACGGGGGCGATGGTGCCGTCGGGGGTGACGTGCACCTGCCGGTCGCCCTCGTTGCCGACGATGTAGAGCCAGACCGATGCGTTGTCGTACTGCCCCGTCTTGTTGACGACAGTCAGGGGCAGGGAGGCGGCGGCCTTCGCGCTCGGCGCACCGCTTGCGCGGCCGCCGGCGAAGGCCAGGCCGGTTCCCGCGGCAGCGGCGGAGGCGGCTATGCCACCCAGCAGCTTCCTGCGACTGATCATGATGATGGTGCTCCTCGGCGTAGTGGGGGTTGCCGGGAAAATGGCGTGGGGGGTAACGGGAGGAGCGAATTGAGAGCGCTCTCTCGTTCCTCTGCCCAGCACCCTGCCGATCAACGACCGGGCCCGTCAACCCCTTCACGCAGAAAGGTCTGCACCAACTCATCGTAGACGCTGAGGACATGGGCGACGGTGTCGTCCTCGGTCGGCCAGCCGGCCGTCCGCGCCCGCCCCGCCGCGGCGAGCTCCACCCGGCGCATCGGATCGGCGAGCAGCCCGGTCACCGCCTCTGCCAGGGCCTCCGGGTCGCCGTAGGGGACGAGTTCGGCGGCGTCCCCGACCAGCTCCGGCACCCCGCCCACCGCCGTCGCCACCAGCGGCACCCCCGCGTGCAGCGCCTCCTGGGCCAGCAGCGAGCGCGCCTCCCAGCGGCTGGAAAGCACCGCTACATCGGCCGCGGAGAGCAGCCCCGGCACATCCTCACGTCGGCCGAGCAGCCGTACCGGCAGCCCTTCCAGGTCGATCCGGCGCTGCAGCACCGCACGGTCCGGCCCCTCCCCCGCCACCACCAGCAGCGGCTGCGGATCCAGCCCGCGCCAGCGCCGCGCCGCGTCCAACAGCGGGCCGTGTCCGGCCACCGCCTCCAGCCGGCCCGCCGTGACCAGCAACGGCCGCTCCACCACGCCCAGTTCGGCCCGCGCCTTCTGGCGGTGGCCATCGCCCGGCTCCGGCGCCCGGCGCGGGGCGGGCACCGCGACCGGGGCCAGCCGCGCGTCGCGGGCGCCACGGGCCCGGGCCCGCTCCACCAGATCCGAGGAGGCCCCCAGCACGATCGCGGCGGCCCGCGCCACCCGGCGCTCCATCAGCGCGACGAGGCGGGCCCGCGCCCCCTCGGCGTCCACACGGGTGTGCCAGGTGACGATCAGCGGCACATTCCGGCCACGCAGCGCCACCGCGGCCAGCAGCCCCGAACGCAGCCCGTGGGCGTGCACCAGGGCCGCCCCGTGGGTGGCCCTGCGCAGCGACGCCATGCTTCCGGCGCCCGTCAGGGCGTCGAGCCCGGTGAACCGCGCTCCCGTCTGGGCGAAGCCGTAGCCCCGCTCGGCGCTCCAGGGCCCGCAGACGGTCACCCGCAGCCCGCGCGCCACCAGCCCGGCCGACAGCGACCGCACATGCACCCCGCTGCCCGAACTCCCCCCTCCCAGCACCTGAACGGCGTGCAGCGACGGCTGCCCGTGCGGCGGGACCGGGGTGCTACTCGCGGTACTGCTCACGCGGGCGGAGCTCCTGAGACGGTGTCGGGACGAAAAGGAGGGACCGCCCAAGGATGCCAGCACTCGCCGAACCCTCGTCGCAACGCTCCCCGGCGACGTCTACCCCGAGCTCGCCCGTACGTCCGCGGTACCACCCTTTCGGGTGAAGGTCAGCGTCCCGTGCGTGCCGCCTCCAGGAGCTCTTCCGCATGCGCCCGCGCGAGTTCGGAGTCCTCCTGGCCCGCGAGCATCCGCGACAGCTCCCGTACGCGGTCCTCGCCCTCCATGGCCTTCACCCCGCTGCGTGTCACCGACCCGTCGTTGGTCTTCTCGACCACCAGATGCCGGTCGGCGAACGCCGCGACCTGCGGCAGATGGGTGACCACCACGACCTGCGCGGAGCGCGCGAGCCGGGCCAGCCGGCGGCCCACCTCGACCGCCGCCTTACCGCCGACACCCGCGTCCACCTCGTCGAAGAGATACGTCGGCACGGGGTCGGAGCCCGCGAACACGACCTCCACCGCGAGCATCACCCGGGACAGCTCACCCCCGGAGGCGCCCTTGGCGATCGGCCGGGGCGGAGCGCCCGGATGCGGGGCGAGCAGCAGCTCGACCTCGTCGGCGCCATGCGGCCCGAAAACGACCGTGCGGCCGCCCACCTCGATGCCGTCCGCCTCCGTCTCGGTCTGGCTGATCGCGAACGTGACCCGGGCATGCGGCATCGCCAGCGAGGCCAGCTCGGCGGTGACCGCCTCCGCGAAACGCCCCGCCGCCTCCGTACGGGCGTCGGTGAGCGTCTGCGCCAGCTCGCCCAGCTCGGCGCGGAGCGCGTCGCGCTCGGCGGCCAGCTCGCCGATGCGGTCGTCGTCGCCGTCGAGTTCGGCCAGCCGGGCGGCGCCCTGCTCCGCCCAGGCCAGCACGTCCGCGATGGTCTCGCCGTACTTACGGGTCAACTGCGCCAGCGCGGCGCGGCGCTCCTCGACGGCCCCCAGGCGGATCGGGTCGGCGTCGAGGTTGTCGGCGTACCCCGCGAGGTCCCCGGCCACATCGGACACCAGGATGCCGATCTCACCGATCCGGTCGGCGAGCCCGGCCAGCGCCGAGTCATGGGAGCGCACGGCCTCCACGGCGCGATGGGCGCCCGCGACCAGGGTGGCCGCGTCCACGCCCTCCGGGTCCTCCGGGTTCCCGGCGAGGGCGGCGTGCGCGAGGGCGGCGGCGGACGCCAGGGCCTCGGCGTGCCCCAGCCGTTCGGCCTCGGCCGCCAGCTCGGCGTCCTCTCCGGGCCGGGGCTCGGCGTCCGCGACCTCTTCGAGCCCGAACCGCAGCAGATCCGCCTCCTGCGCGCGCTCGCGGGCCCGCGTGGTCAATTCCTCCCACTCGGCCGAGACGGCGCGCAGCCGGCGATAGGCCCCCGCGTACTTCTCCAGGGGCCCGGCCACCGCGGCCCCCGCGTACCGGTCCAGCGCCTGCCGCTGCCGGGCGGGCCGCAGCAGGCCCTGCTGATCGGTCTGGCCGTGCACGGCCACCAGATCGTCGGCCAGCTCGCCCAGCAGCCCCACGGGCACCGACCGGCCGCCCACATGCGCGCGCGACCGCCCCTCGGCGGAGAGCGTACGGCTGATCAGCAGCACGCCGTCCTCGAGCTCGGCCCCCGCTTCCTCGGCCCTTACGGCCGCCGCCGAACGGGCGTCGACCGTAATGCGCCCCTCGACGACCGCCGCCTTGGCCCCGATCCGCACCAGGGCGGCATCGGCCCGGCCGCCCAGCAGCAGCCCGAGGCTGGTGACGACCATGGTCTTGCCCGCGCCGGTCTCACCGGTCACCGCGGTGAAGCCGGGCGACAGCTCGACGACCGCGTCGTCGATGACGCCCAGCGCACGTATCCGCATCTCCTCCAGCACGTGCACGACCATACGAGGTTTGGCCGGTGCGATGCGACGAAGGGGCGCCACTTGTGGGGTCGACCCGCACATATGCCCGGTGCGGACCGCAGCCGCCTCCGGCGGACAGCCCCCACCCCGCCCCTTCCCGCAAGAGGGGGCTCCGCCCCCTCACCCCCACCGGGGCTCCGCCCCGGACCCCGCTCCTCACACGCCGGAGGGGCTGAATTCAGGCGGGAGGGGGCGGCAGGCGGGAGGGGCGGGGTCGGAGGGATGGGGTCCTGGACGCTTACGTGTAGGTGTGGCGCCCATCCCCGACCAACCCAACGCCCCCGGTCAATAGCGCCGAAAATGCACGGTCCAGGGCGCCGCCCCGGAGGCCCCGCACCCGCCACCCACCACGAACAGCAGGCGCACCCCAGCAGCCACCAAACTAGTGCGGCGCCCCCCGCCACCCCGCCACCGGCAGCGCGAACTTGGCGACCAAGCGGTCCGTGAACGACGCATGGTGGAGCCGGGCCAGCCGCACCGGTACCGCGCCCCGCCGTACCTCCACCCGCGCCCCCGCCGGCAGCTCCACCGTGCGGCGGCCGTCGCACCACAGCACCCCATGCGGAGTCTGCGGCTGCACCTCCACCGCGAGCACCGACTTCGGCGACGTCACCAGCGGCTTGGCGAACAGCGCATGGGCGCTGATCGGCACCATCAGCAGCGCCTCCACCTCGGGCCACACCACCGGCCCGCCCGCCGAGAACGCGTAGGCCGTCGAGCCGGTCGGGGTCGCGCAGACCACGCCGTCGCCGCCGAAGCGCGAGACCGGCCGGTTGTCGACCTCCGTGACGACCTCGAGCAGCCGCTCACGCGCCGCCTTCTCGACCGACGCCTCGTTCAGCGCCCAGTCCGTGTGCACGATGTGCCCGTCGTTGCGGACGAGCACATCGATCGTCATCCGCTCCTCGACCTCGTACTGCCGGGTCACCACCCGGTCCACGACCTTGTCGAGGTCGTCCCGCTCGGCCTCGGCCAGGAAGCCCACCCGGCCGAGGTTCACGCCGAGCATCGGCACGCCCGAGACCCGGGCGAACTCCGCTCCGCGCAGCAGCGTCCCGTCCCCGCCGAGCACGATCAGCAGCTCACAGCCGTTCAGCACGTCACGGCCCGCGTCGACGCGCTCGACAGCGGGTGGCAGCGGCAGGTCCGCGGCCTCGGCGGCGAGCACCCGTACCCCGATACCGCTGCGCAGCAGCCCCTGAACGACCAGTTCGGCGCTGCGGATGGCCGCCGGGCGGCCGGTGTGCGCAAGCAGGAAGACAGTGCGGTCCGCCGTCGGCTCGGCCGTCGGCATCGACGGCACATGCTCCGTTACAGGCATAGCCGCCCCGGCCACGCCCGCACCGGCCACGCCCGCACCGACCGCACCCGCCCCGGGCACAGCCGTCTCGGACACGGGCGCTGCTTCCTTCTCCTGCGCTGCTTCTGAAGTGGTCAACTGGGCCCCTCCGCCACTGCACGGTCAACATCCGCCGGGTCCAGTGCCGGCGCCCCGGCGCGCATCCACAAAAAGTACTCGACATTGCCCGACGGCCCCGGGAGCGGGCTGGCGGTCACGCCCAGCACGCCCAGTCCGAGTTCCGCCGCCCGCCCGGCCACTGTGCGCACCGCTTCGGCGCGCAGGTCGGCGCTGCGGACCACTCCCCCGCTGCCCAGCCGCTCCTTGCCGACCTCGAACTGTGGTTTGACCATCAGCACCAGATCGGCGTCGGGCGCCGCGCACCGCACGAGGGCGGGCAGTACCAGCCCGAGCGGGATGAAGGAGAGGTCACCGACCACCAGATCCACCGGTTCCCCACCAATCCCCTCAAGTGTCAGCTCGCGTACGTTTGTACGGTCATAAACACTGACGCGTTCATCGTTCTGCAGCGACCAGGCGAGCTGGCCGTAGCCGACGTCGACGGCGAGCACCTGCGCGACACCCGCGCGCAGCAGGACGTCCGTGAAGCCTCCGGTCGACGCGCCCGCGTCCAGCGCCCGCCGCCCGACGACCTTCAACCCGGCTCCGGCACCAGTGCCCGCTCCCGGGGCCGGGCGGACCCCGGAGTTCTGCCCCGCGCCCGCGCCCTCCCGGTACTCCTCGCTGAACGCGTACAGCGCGCCCGCGAGCTTGTGGCCACCGCGCGAGACGTAATCCGGATCGCTGTCGTCCTCGATCACGACGACGGCCGCGCTGGTCTCCACCTGCGTGGCCGGTTTGGTCGCCACCGCCCCGCCGACGGTGACCCGGCCCGCGGCGATCAGCTGGCTCGCATGCTCACGCGAACGCGCCAGCTTGCGGCGCACCAGCTCCGCGTCGAGTCGTACGCGTCGTGGGCGGGTCACTGCCACGGGTGGTTCAGCTCCTGAGGTCGTTCATGTAGCGAATGAGGTCTTTGCGTAGCGGACGACGTCGTTTGCGTAACGGACGGGGTCACTTGCCCAGCCGACGGTGTCGTCTACGTAACGGTGTCGTCTACGTAGCGGACGGGGGCCGTGGGCCGGGCGCGGGGGGGCCCGGGCCGCCGGTCGAGTGCTGCCAGCGTGTCGCGAAGCCCCCCGTGGACATCCTCGTACACCTCCAGATGCCCGCTCGTCTCCAGGTGGTCGGCGTCGGCCAGCCGGTCGAGCCGGGCATCCACCTCGGGGACGCCGGTGGGCGTACGGTCCACGCCGAGCGGGACCGGTTCAGCGGGGCCGGGCGGCTCCGGCACGGACTCGGGCACCGGCGCCGGTACCTCCTCCGGCACGGGCCCCGATACGCCCTCCGACACCGGCTCCGGCGCCTCTTCCCGCCCCGCCCCGGGCCCGGGACCAACCCCCGCGACCCCACCCGGAACCGTGGACGGTCCCGCCTCCGCACCTGGCTCCACACCAGCCCCCGGAAACGGCTCGACCGCGGCTTCCTGGGCCCGCTCGGCCGCCGTATCGGGCTGTGGGCCGGGCCATCCGGCCGACATCGGCTCGCTCATGGCCCCGACGCTACCCCGAATCCCTCGTTCTCCGACGTACGAGACCTGGGGTAACGTCGTCCGCGATGGCGACCTTGGAACAGTGCCGCAGTGCACTCGACAAACTGGCGGAGAACCTCGCGAGCGCGAACGGGGACCTGCGCAGCGCTGCCGCGCTCGATCGCTCCGTCAGCTGCTGGATCACCGACCTGGACACCACCTTCGCCGGCCGTCTCGCGGACAGCCGGATCGAGGATGTGACGACCGAGCCGGGGCCGCCCGCCGAGCGTGCGCAGATCCGGCTGGCGATGACCGGCGACGACCTGGTGGCCCTGGTCGACGGTGAGCTGCACTTCGCACGGGCGTGGGGCAGCGGACGGATCAAGCTCGAGGCTGGGCTGCGCGACCTGCTGCGACTGCGGAAGCTGCTCTAGTCCGCGACATCGCACCCCACCGCGCCCCCGCCGCGAGGCACACGCCCCTCAGGGCTCGCTCACCGCACCCGCCAGCGGCGAAGGCGCCTCGACCCGTGCCGTACGGGACCGGCGGGCGGCCGGGATGACCAGCGGGGTCCCCGTCTCCGGGTCGTCGATCACCTGGCACGGCAGCCCGAAGACCCGCTCCACCAGCTCCGCCGTGACCACGTCCCCCGGCGCCCCCTCGGCGACGACCTCGCCGCCGCGCATCGCGATCAGATGGGTGGCGTAGCGGGCGGCGTGGTTCAGGTCGTGCAGAACGGCGACGAGGGTGCGGCCCTGCTCCTCGTGGAGCTGGGCGCACAGGTCCAGCACATCGATCTGGTGCTGGATGTCCAGATAGGTCGTGGGCTCGTCGAGGAGCAGCAGCGGGGTCTGCTGGGCGATGGCCATCGCGATCCATACCCGCTGGCGCTGACCGCCGGACAATTCGTCGACATAGCGATCCGCGAGCTCCGCCACCCCGGTCGCCGCCATCGACTCGTCGACGATCCGCTCGTCCGTCTCCGACCACTGCCGCAGCAGCCCCTGGTGCGGATAGCGGCCGCGGGCGACCAGATCGGCGACGGTGATCCCGTCCGGGGCGATCGAGGACTGGGGCAGCAGCCCGAGGGTGCGGGCGACCTTCTTGGCGGGCATCGCGCCGATCGCCTGCCCGTCCAGCAGCACCGATCCGGCCACCGGCTTCAGCATCCGGGACAGGGCGCGCAGCAGGGTCGACTTGCCGCAGGCGTTCGGCCCGACGATCACCGTGAACGAGTGGTCGGGGATGGTCACGGACAGCTCCTCGGCCACGGTGCGCCGGTCGTAGGCGAGGGTCAGCCCCTCCGCCATGAGCCGCTGCCGCCCTCGAGCGCTACCGTCCTCGCTGCCACTCCCGCTGCCGCCGTCGGCCACGGTCTGCCGGGTGTCCTTGTCCATGTCGCCTTCCGTCCGGGTCGTGCCCACAGTCGTCATATCCGCCCAGCGTCATACCGGGCCCCAGCATCGCCCTGTCCCTCCAAGCGCCCTCATATCCGCCCCGCCCTGCGCTCAGTCACCAGCAGCCACAGCAGATACGCCCCGCCCAGCATCCCCGTCAGCACCCCGACCGGAAGCTGGTCGGCGCCAAAGGCCCGCTGGGCCGCCCAGTCGGCGGTGACCAGCAGGGCGGCGCCCATCCAGGCCGCGGGGAGCAGGTTGGGCCCGGACGAGCGGGTGAGCCTGCGGGCGAGTTGCGGGGCGACGAGCGCCACGAAGGCGACGGGACCGGCGGCGGCCGTGGCGGCGGCGGTGAGCACGACGGCCGCGAACATGAGCACCAGCCGGGTCCGCTCGACCCGCACCCCGAGGGCGTACGCGCTGTCGTCGCCCATCTCCAGCATCCGCAGGTTCCGCGCCTGCCCGAGGGCCACGGGCAGGAGCACCGCGCAGACGCACGCCAGCGGCCACACCTGGGCGCAGTCCCGACCGTTGAGCGATCCGGCGATCCACACCACCGCGCGGGTCGCGTCCGGGAGGTCGGCCCTGGTGAGCAGATAGCCGTTGACGGCGGTGAGCATCGCGGACGTGCCGATGCCCACCAGCACCAGCCGGTATCCGTGCACGCCCCGCCGCCAGGCCAGGGTGTAGACCGCGAGCCCGGTCAGCAGGCCGCCGCCGAGCGCGCCGATGGCGACCTCGGTCGGATCGCCCTGGAGGAGGACGATCACGGCGAGCGCCCCGGCCGCCGACCCCTGGCCGAGGCCGATCACGTCCGGACTGCCCAGCGGATTGCGGGAGATGGACTGGAAGATCGCCCCTGCCATCCCGAGGGCCGCCCCCACCAGCAGCCCCACCAGGATCCGCGGCAGCCGCAGTTCGTTGACGATGAAGTCCTGGGCCACGGTGCCGTTTCCGGCCAGGGTGCGCAGGACATCGGCGGGGGCGAGGGGGAAGTCGCCGGTGCCGATCAGGACCACGCTCATCGCCAGCGCCACGACGAGCAGCAGCAGCCCCACGACCGCGCCGCGGACGTCCAGGCGCAGCGAGAGGCCGGCGGTGCGCAGCGTGACCGCGCGCGTCCCGCGCTTGCTGATGCGCTTGCTCGCGTTCACAGTTGGGCCATCCTTCGGCGGCGTACGAGGTAGATGAACAGGGGCCCGCCGATGAACGTGGTGACGATGCCGACCTGCAGTTCGGCGGGCCGGGTGACCAGCCGCCCCAGCACATCGGAGCCCAGCAGGAGAACGGGCGAGAGCACGGCGGCGTACGGCAGGATCCAGCGCATGTCGGGCCCGGTGATCGCGCGGACCAGATGCGGCACGATCAGCCCGACGAACGCGATCGGCCCGCACGCGGCGGTCGCGGCCCCGCACAGCAGGGTGACGGCGGCCATCGAGAGTGCCCGGGTGCGGTTGAGGTTGGTGCCGAGCGCGCGGGCCGTGTCGTCGCCGAGCGCCACGGCGTTGAGCGAACGGCCGAGCGCGAGCGCGAGCACCGCGCCGATCAGGAGGAACGGGGTCACCTGCCGGACCACGGTCATATTGGCGGAGGCGAGCGAACCGACCGTCCAGAAGCGCATCTTGTCGAGCGCCGCGCTGTCCAGCAGCTGAACGGCGTTGATGTAGCCGTAGAGCGCCGCGTAGACCGCCGTACCGGCGAGCGCGAGCCGCACCGGGGTGGCGCTCCGGCTGCCGCCGAGGGCGTACACCAGCACGGAGACGACGGCGGTGCCGAGGAAGGCGAACCACACATAGCCGGTCAGGGAGGTGACGCCGAGAAAGCTGATGGCCGAGACCACGGCGGCGGACGCGCCCGCGTTCAGCCCCAGCAGCCCGGGGTCGGCGAGCGGGTTGCGGGTGAGGGCCTGGATGACCGCGCCCGCGAGGCCGAGGCCGACGCCGACGAGCAGCCCGAGGATGGTACGCGGCAGCCGTACG contains:
- a CDS encoding FecCD family ABC transporter permease, encoding MTVVSPAKAGTETASAPPRRRTARRATGLIASLGVLLAIAAASIAIGAKPIPLDQVWHGLFHYTGSDTDVVIRDVRLPRTILGLLVGVGLGLAGAVIQALTRNPLADPGLLGLNAGASAAVVSAISFLGVTSLTGYVWFAFLGTAVVSVLVYALGGSRSATPVRLALAGTAVYAALYGYINAVQLLDSAALDKMRFWTVGSLASANMTVVRQVTPFLLIGAVLALALGRSLNAVALGDDTARALGTNLNRTRALSMAAVTLLCGAATAACGPIAFVGLIVPHLVRAITGPDMRWILPYAAVLSPVLLLGSDVLGRLVTRPAELQVGIVTTFIGGPLFIYLVRRRRMAQL
- a CDS encoding FecCD family ABC transporter permease, translating into MNASKRISKRGTRAVTLRTAGLSLRLDVRGAVVGLLLLVVALAMSVVLIGTGDFPLAPADVLRTLAGNGTVAQDFIVNELRLPRILVGLLVGAALGMAGAIFQSISRNPLGSPDVIGLGQGSAAGALAVIVLLQGDPTEVAIGALGGGLLTGLAVYTLAWRRGVHGYRLVLVGIGTSAMLTAVNGYLLTRADLPDATRAVVWIAGSLNGRDCAQVWPLACVCAVLLPVALGQARNLRMLEMGDDSAYALGVRVERTRLVLMFAAVVLTAAATAAAGPVAFVALVAPQLARRLTRSSGPNLLPAAWMGAALLVTADWAAQRAFGADQLPVGVLTGMLGGAYLLWLLVTERRAGRI